A genomic segment from Gilvibacter sp. SZ-19 encodes:
- the cysN gene encoding sulfate adenylyltransferase subunit CysN — translation MEISNNQLLRFTTAGSVDDGKSTLIGRLLYDSKAIFEDQLEAVSHTSKRKGHEGVDLALFTDGLRDEREQGITIDVAYRYFTTPKRKFIIADTPGHIQYTRNMVTGASTANAALILIDARHGVIEQTKRHAFIASLLQIPHVIVCVNKMDLVDYQEEVFTKIIAQFEEFSSKLLVKDIRFIPISALNGDNVVNRSEHMDWYKGAPLLHVLENMHISSDLNKIDARFPVQTVIRPQREGFIDYRGYAGRVASGILRPGDEVTVMPSGFTSTIKSIDTFDGEVEEAFAPMSVTITLEDDIDVSRGDMIVKTNNKPESTQEFDAMLCWLHNNPARPRAKYTLMHTSNEPKAMIKNVLYKIDINTYNREEEDLEFKMNDIGRVTIRTTKPVLIDEYRDNRITGSFVLIDDATHETVAAGMIL, via the coding sequence ATGGAGATCAGCAACAATCAACTGTTAAGATTTACAACAGCCGGAAGTGTCGATGATGGAAAAAGTACCCTCATTGGACGTCTCTTATACGATAGTAAAGCCATTTTTGAGGATCAGCTCGAAGCCGTTTCTCACACCAGTAAACGCAAAGGACACGAAGGTGTTGATTTGGCCTTATTTACCGATGGTCTGCGCGATGAGCGTGAACAAGGGATCACAATTGACGTAGCCTACCGCTATTTCACTACCCCTAAACGCAAATTCATCATTGCAGATACCCCTGGACACATTCAGTACACCAGAAACATGGTTACTGGAGCATCTACGGCCAATGCTGCTTTGATCTTGATCGATGCGCGTCACGGAGTTATAGAACAAACAAAAAGACACGCGTTTATCGCCTCTTTACTACAGATCCCTCACGTGATCGTTTGTGTGAACAAAATGGACTTGGTAGACTACCAGGAAGAGGTCTTTACCAAGATCATTGCACAGTTCGAAGAGTTCTCTTCTAAGCTGTTGGTAAAGGATATCCGTTTTATTCCGATCAGTGCACTGAACGGAGACAATGTGGTGAATCGCAGCGAACATATGGATTGGTACAAAGGGGCACCCTTGCTTCACGTACTGGAGAATATGCATATTTCGAGCGATCTTAACAAGATCGATGCGCGTTTTCCGGTTCAGACAGTTATCCGTCCGCAGCGTGAAGGATTCATAGACTACCGCGGATATGCAGGTCGAGTGGCCAGTGGTATTTTACGTCCTGGCGATGAGGTAACTGTAATGCCGTCGGGATTCACCTCTACGATAAAGAGTATAGATACTTTCGATGGAGAAGTGGAAGAGGCTTTTGCACCCATGTCTGTGACCATTACTTTAGAAGACGATATCGACGTGAGTCGCGGAGATATGATCGTAAAGACCAATAACAAGCCAGAATCTACACAAGAATTCGACGCTATGCTTTGTTGGTTGCACAATAATCCAGCTCGTCCACGTGCTAAGTATACCTTGATGCATACTTCTAATGAGCCTAAGGCGATGATAAAGAATGTGTTGTACAAGATCGACATCAATACTTACAACAGAGAAGAAGAGGATCTTGAATTCAAGATGAACGATATAGGCCGTGTGACCATTAGAACGACAAAACCCGTGCTTATAGACGAGTATCGCGATAACCGCATTACCGGAAGCTTTGTATTGATAGACGATGCCACCCACGAAACCGTGGCTGCAGGGATGATCTTATAG
- the cysD gene encoding sulfate adenylyltransferase subunit CysD — translation MSKYYLNYLDELESEAIFILREVWAQFQNPVILFSGGKDSIVVTHLAKKAFYPAPVPFPLMHVDTGHNFPETIQFRDDLVKEIGAQLLVGSVQESIDQGRVVEERGKNATRNALQITTLLDAIESHKVDCAIGGGRRDEEKARAKERFFSHRDDFGQWDPKNQRPELWNILNGRHFEGEHFRAFPISNWTEMDVWNYIQRENIKIPSLYFAHERKVVWRSNSWIPVSEFLKLEEGEKVETKKIRFRTLGDITITGGIESDADTVEKIAMEVSAMKQTERGNRSDDKRSETAMEDRKRQGYF, via the coding sequence ATGAGCAAGTACTATTTAAACTACCTCGACGAATTAGAATCTGAGGCCATCTTTATCTTAAGAGAAGTATGGGCACAGTTTCAAAATCCGGTCATCCTTTTTTCTGGAGGAAAAGACTCCATAGTGGTGACCCATTTGGCTAAAAAGGCCTTTTATCCAGCACCTGTACCGTTTCCTTTGATGCACGTGGACACCGGTCATAATTTCCCAGAGACCATTCAGTTTAGAGATGATCTGGTAAAAGAGATCGGAGCCCAACTTTTGGTCGGTTCTGTGCAGGAATCTATCGATCAGGGTAGAGTGGTAGAGGAACGCGGAAAGAACGCTACGCGTAATGCCTTGCAGATCACAACGCTATTAGATGCTATTGAATCTCATAAAGTTGACTGTGCTATCGGCGGAGGGCGACGCGATGAGGAAAAGGCTAGAGCTAAAGAGCGTTTCTTTTCACATCGCGATGACTTTGGCCAGTGGGACCCAAAGAACCAGCGTCCGGAATTGTGGAATATTCTCAACGGAAGACATTTTGAAGGGGAGCATTTTAGAGCCTTCCCTATCAGTAACTGGACAGAAATGGACGTTTGGAACTACATTCAACGCGAGAACATCAAGATCCCGTCCTTGTATTTTGCGCACGAGCGTAAAGTGGTTTGGAGAAGCAATTCATGGATCCCTGTTTCTGAATTCTTAAAGCTAGAAGAGGGCGAGAAGGTCGAGACCAAGAAGATCCGTTTCCGTACGCTAGGTGATATAACAATTACCGGTGGTATTGAGTCTGATGCAGATACGGTAGAAAAGATCGCTATGGAGGTATCTGCCATGAAGCAGACTGAACGCGGAAATCGTTCCGACGATAAACGCAGTGAGACTGCTATGGAAGATCGCAAACGTCAAGGTTACTTTTAA
- the cysC gene encoding adenylyl-sulfate kinase: protein MQENIVPHNFGIGQKEREALKGHKGMLLWFTGLSGSGKSTVANAVEEELHRMGVHTYILDGDNIRSGINKDLSFAPEDRSENIRRIAEIANLFVDSGTVVLAAFVSPYKKDREMVKSVVKDFNFVEIFVDTPLEECERRDVKGLYAKARQGLIKDFTGINAPYEAPEQPDIRIDTTQSNIEESTAQIVTAIRVKLELKN, encoded by the coding sequence ATGCAAGAGAATATCGTTCCACATAATTTCGGGATCGGCCAAAAAGAGCGCGAAGCACTTAAAGGGCATAAAGGTATGCTGCTTTGGTTTACAGGTCTTTCGGGTTCTGGTAAATCTACGGTTGCTAATGCCGTAGAAGAAGAGTTACACCGCATGGGCGTTCACACCTATATTTTAGATGGAGATAACATCCGTAGCGGTATCAATAAAGATCTCAGTTTTGCCCCAGAAGATCGCAGTGAGAACATCAGGCGCATTGCAGAGATCGCCAACCTTTTTGTAGATTCTGGGACTGTGGTCTTGGCAGCCTTTGTGTCTCCTTATAAAAAGGACCGCGAAATGGTGAAAAGTGTGGTTAAAGATTTTAACTTTGTCGAGATTTTTGTAGACACCCCTTTGGAGGAGTGTGAACGTCGTGACGTTAAAGGTCTTTACGCTAAAGCGAGACAAGGTTTGATCAAGGATTTCACTGGGATCAACGCCCCTTACGAGGCTCCGGAGCAACCGGACATCCGAATAGACACGACCCAATCAAATATAGAAGAATCTACGGCACAGATTGTAACTGCAATACGTGTCAAGTTAGAACTTAAGAACTAG
- a CDS encoding DUF2061 domain-containing protein, which yields MTNYKQESHYRSLLKGITWRIIATTDTILVVLLVTCLAGECSLEDGLKIGFIEFFLKLGIFYVHERIWQKILFGQRITKKRTLMKTISWRVVATTTTFIIAGAVLNEFDTIALYIALTELFTKFVLYYFHERLWLKLPLGRIRQYLQKRIK from the coding sequence ATGACCAATTACAAACAAGAATCACATTACCGTAGCCTTTTAAAAGGTATTACTTGGCGTATCATAGCCACAACCGACACAATTTTGGTGGTTTTGTTGGTTACTTGTTTAGCTGGTGAATGCAGTCTGGAAGATGGATTAAAGATCGGCTTTATAGAGTTTTTCTTAAAGCTAGGTATCTTTTATGTTCACGAGCGTATCTGGCAAAAGATCCTCTTTGGGCAGCGTATTACCAAAAAACGCACCCTGATGAAGACCATATCGTGGCGTGTGGTAGCCACGACTACTACTTTTATCATTGCTGGTGCTGTTTTAAATGAATTCGACACTATAGCCTTGTATATTGCACTCACTGAGTTGTTTACTAAATTTGTACTTTATTATTTCCACGAAAGACTTTGGTTAAAATTGCCTTTGGGAAGAATACGTCAGTATCTACAAAAACGCATTAAATAA
- a CDS encoding Wzz/FepE/Etk N-terminal domain-containing protein — protein MINNDQIIQTFWSKRFFILKVLFIFLLLGLVVALFTPKKYISKTVILPQVSSPQGLGKKLGGFARLVGIDIGGENKNEIYPTLYPVVAKSNPFRRQILNTSVNKGSGDSETIKNYLNNARLKGPGDYAKEYTLGLPSKIVGLFKSEDGNVSIQADSSLFSYSKDEKKYFDYLEENVTVAFNEVEGYIEIQAIMPDALPAAQLTKNVQELLQEYIIELNISKAKDELAYLEKRVQEADSVYKETRDRFGSFRDRNKNYISSVTENRYEVLRTENELAYNVYSQLASQLESAKLQVKRDTPIFTVLKPVTVPLEPAGPNKALIIFIYLFFGFLFSSAVIISKLYWPEIKARYLSSPKS, from the coding sequence ATGATAAACAACGATCAAATCATACAGACCTTTTGGTCTAAGCGTTTTTTTATACTGAAGGTACTTTTCATCTTTCTGCTTTTAGGCTTAGTGGTGGCATTGTTCACACCCAAAAAATATATTTCTAAAACCGTCATTCTCCCTCAGGTTAGTTCACCTCAGGGATTGGGTAAGAAATTGGGTGGCTTTGCGCGCCTAGTAGGTATTGATATCGGTGGAGAGAACAAGAATGAGATCTATCCGACCCTGTACCCTGTGGTTGCAAAGAGCAATCCGTTTAGAAGACAAATTCTCAACACCTCGGTCAATAAAGGGAGTGGAGACAGTGAGACAATTAAGAACTATCTGAACAATGCGCGACTCAAGGGTCCTGGAGATTACGCCAAGGAATACACCTTAGGCCTCCCTTCTAAAATAGTGGGCTTGTTCAAATCAGAGGATGGAAATGTATCGATTCAAGCAGATTCATCGCTGTTTAGTTATTCCAAGGATGAAAAGAAGTATTTCGATTATTTAGAGGAGAATGTCACTGTGGCGTTCAATGAAGTAGAAGGTTATATCGAGATCCAAGCGATAATGCCAGATGCTTTGCCAGCGGCACAGCTTACCAAAAACGTTCAGGAGTTACTTCAGGAGTATATCATTGAACTTAATATTTCTAAGGCGAAAGACGAATTGGCTTATTTAGAAAAGCGTGTTCAAGAAGCTGATTCTGTTTATAAAGAAACCCGGGACCGTTTCGGAAGCTTTAGAGATAGAAATAAGAATTACATTTCATCGGTGACAGAGAATCGCTATGAAGTGTTGCGCACCGAGAATGAATTGGCTTATAATGTTTATTCTCAGCTAGCAAGCCAATTGGAGTCTGCCAAATTACAGGTAAAACGCGACACCCCAATTTTTACTGTGTTAAAGCCGGTCACAGTTCCCTTGGAACCAGCTGGCCCAAATAAGGCCTTGATCATTTTTATCTATTTGTTCTTTGGGTTCCTTTTCAGCTCGGCAGTAATAATTAGCAAATTGTATTGGCCAGAAATAAAGGCCAGATACCTCAGCAGCCCAAAATCTTAA
- the cysQ gene encoding 3'(2'),5'-bisphosphate nucleotidase CysQ yields MQDHYITAIKAALEAGNAINEIYQRPFEVEIKADNSPLTEADQKANAIINSYLEPTAIPIISEENKQIDYADRKDWQNCWIVDPLDGTKEFIKRNGEFTVNIAMVYLGRPKFGVIYAPHTKALYFADVDGEWAKKVMVPETYTSVEELLALAQEISPDSDHKLMRIVGSRSHLNEETKDFIEDLTTLKEKEIVSKGSSLKFCLVAEGKADVYPRFAPTMEWDTAAGQAICEAVGVHVVALPSNSPMRYNKEDLLNPWFLVTKEL; encoded by the coding sequence ATGCAAGATCATTATATAACCGCAATAAAGGCGGCCTTAGAAGCTGGAAATGCTATTAATGAAATTTATCAGCGGCCCTTCGAAGTTGAAATCAAAGCCGATAATTCTCCACTTACCGAGGCAGATCAAAAGGCCAATGCTATTATAAATAGTTATTTGGAACCCACTGCTATCCCAATTATAAGTGAAGAGAACAAGCAAATCGATTATGCGGATCGGAAAGATTGGCAGAACTGCTGGATAGTTGATCCTTTAGACGGCACCAAGGAGTTTATAAAGCGCAATGGTGAGTTTACTGTCAATATTGCTATGGTCTATCTAGGTAGACCAAAATTCGGGGTGATATATGCACCGCACACCAAAGCTCTTTATTTTGCCGATGTTGATGGTGAATGGGCCAAAAAGGTTATGGTTCCTGAAACCTATACTTCTGTAGAGGAGCTGTTAGCACTAGCCCAGGAGATCTCGCCAGATTCAGATCATAAATTAATGAGAATCGTTGGTTCTCGATCGCATTTGAATGAAGAGACCAAGGATTTCATTGAAGACTTGACCACCTTAAAAGAAAAGGAGATAGTTTCTAAAGGTAGCTCTCTTAAGTTTTGTCTGGTTGCCGAAGGCAAAGCAGATGTTTACCCAAGATTTGCACCAACCATGGAATGGGATACGGCTGCAGGCCAAGCCATTTGCGAAGCTGTTGGCGTTCATGTTGTTGCTTTGCCATCCAATAGTCCTATGCGTTATAACAAGGAAGATCTTCTTAACCCATGGTTTTTGGTCACCAAGGAACTATAG